The Bombus huntii isolate Logan2020A chromosome 6, iyBomHunt1.1, whole genome shotgun sequence genome window below encodes:
- the LOC126866835 gene encoding E3 ubiquitin-protein ligase RNF13-like isoform X1: MKQCCLSHQLQLWLTFLVFCVMCSRADILVFSAAARHQIEEEFRDIPARFGGLIPSEGIKGMVVYAEPPTACHEIQGPPNITNYNGNWVILIARYNCSFERKIRMAQKAGYDAVIIHNVNSNKLEPMQARDPVGILIPSVFVSEITGLIIKENYLYDELYFVLINDDTPFNITHLLLPFAIVVGICFLVMVIFMIVRCIKDRRRQRRHRLPNSSLKKIPTHKYTKGDPYETCAICLDDYAEGEKLRVLPCAHAYHTKCIDPWLTKNRRVCPVCKRKVFAADEQVVTDESDSDADDTTPLIREGHQGTQGGTFSRQRENPFSRARRPETRQRDMIHSSSSSDSEELFDTPDDESSISAGEPSSGTVFRAFDIHSINGELPDLECSVSSTKPHTVNLYTDAEGLPAPVAQIINRNRRPVANSQICEIGSVVPIENEATNITDTDYEETDIHV, encoded by the exons ATGAAACAGTGTTGCTTAAGCCACCAACTTCAGTTGTGGCTTACATTTCTTGTCTTTTGTGTGATGTGCAGCAGAGCAGATATTTTAGTATTTTCTGCAGCTGCAAGGCATCAAATTGAAGAAGAATTTAGAGACATACCTGCAAGATTTGGAGGTTTAATACCATCTGAAGGGATTAAG GGGATGGTTGTGTATGCAGAACCACCTACAGCGTGTCATGAGATACAGGGCCCTCCCAATATTACTAATTATAATGGTAATTGGGTAATTTTAATTGCTCGCTATAACTGTAgttttgaaagaaaaatacgaaTGGCACAGAAAGCAGGATATGACGCTGTAATTATACATAATGTGAACAGCAACAAATTag AACCAATGCAAGCTAGAGATCCTGTAGGAATATTAATACCATCTGTATTTGTTAGCGAGATCACAGGATTGATTATtaaggaaaattatttatacgatGAATTGTATTTTGTACTAATTAATGATGATACTCCATTTAATATAACACACTTGCTCTTACCTTTTGCTATTGTTGTTGGGATATGTTTTCTAGTCATGGTTATCTTTATG ATTGTTAGATGTATTAAAGATAGAAGAAGGCAACGAAGGCATAGGTTACCTAATTCAAGTTTGAAAAAGATTCCTACGCATAAATATACGAAAGGCGATCCATATGAAACATGTGCCATCTGTTTAGATGATTACGCAGAAGGTGAAAAATTAAGAGTTTTGCCTTGTGCACATG CTTATCATACAAAATGTATTGACCCTTGGCTGACAAAAAATCGTAGGGTTTGTCCTGTTTGTAAACGAAAAGTTTTTGCGGCGGATGAGCAAGTTGTTACTGACGAAAGTGATTCGGATGCCGATGACACGACACCTTTGATTCGTGAAGGTCATCAAG gaACTCAAGGTGGAACATTTTCACGACAGAGGGAGAATCCTTTTAGTCGTGCTAGAAGGCCGGAAACAAGGCAGCGCGATATGATCCATTCAAGCAGTAGTTCTGATTCTGAAGAATTGTTTGATACTCCAGATGATGAATCTAGTATAAGTGCTGGAGAACCATCTAGTGGAACGGTTTTCAGAGCGTTTGACATTCATAGCATCAATG GTGAGTTGCCGGACTTAGAGTGTTCTGTGAGCAGTACTAAACCACACACGGTGAATTTATATACTGATGCTGAAGGGTTGCCAGCCCCTGTTGCTCAAATAATAAATCGCAATAGACGACCCGTAGCGAATTCACAAATTTGTGAAATTGGATCTGTTGTACCAATTGAAAATGAAGCTACAAATATTACTGACACTGATTATGAAGAGACCGATATTCACGTATAA
- the LOC126866835 gene encoding E3 ubiquitin-protein ligase RNF13-like isoform X2 gives MKQCCLSHQLQLWLTFLVFCVMCSRADILVFSAAARHQIEEEFRDIPARFGGLIPSEGIKGMVVYAEPPTACHEIQGPPNITNYNGNWVILIARYNCSFERKIRMAQKAGYDAVIIHNVNSNKLEPMQARDPVGILIPSVFVSEITGLIIKENYLYDELYFVLINDDTPFNITHLLLPFAIVVGICFLVMVIFMIVRCIKDRRRQRRHRLPNSSLKKIPTHKYTKGDPYETCAICLDDYAEGEKLRVLPCAHAYHTKCIDPWLTKNRRVCPVCKRKVFAADEQVVTDESDSDADDTTPLIREGHQGTQGGTFSRQRENPFSRARRPETRQRDMIHSSSSSDSEELFDTPDDESSISAGEPSSGTVFRAFDIHSINVFPSTVRVNKQSSEKKKIATLII, from the exons ATGAAACAGTGTTGCTTAAGCCACCAACTTCAGTTGTGGCTTACATTTCTTGTCTTTTGTGTGATGTGCAGCAGAGCAGATATTTTAGTATTTTCTGCAGCTGCAAGGCATCAAATTGAAGAAGAATTTAGAGACATACCTGCAAGATTTGGAGGTTTAATACCATCTGAAGGGATTAAG GGGATGGTTGTGTATGCAGAACCACCTACAGCGTGTCATGAGATACAGGGCCCTCCCAATATTACTAATTATAATGGTAATTGGGTAATTTTAATTGCTCGCTATAACTGTAgttttgaaagaaaaatacgaaTGGCACAGAAAGCAGGATATGACGCTGTAATTATACATAATGTGAACAGCAACAAATTag AACCAATGCAAGCTAGAGATCCTGTAGGAATATTAATACCATCTGTATTTGTTAGCGAGATCACAGGATTGATTATtaaggaaaattatttatacgatGAATTGTATTTTGTACTAATTAATGATGATACTCCATTTAATATAACACACTTGCTCTTACCTTTTGCTATTGTTGTTGGGATATGTTTTCTAGTCATGGTTATCTTTATG ATTGTTAGATGTATTAAAGATAGAAGAAGGCAACGAAGGCATAGGTTACCTAATTCAAGTTTGAAAAAGATTCCTACGCATAAATATACGAAAGGCGATCCATATGAAACATGTGCCATCTGTTTAGATGATTACGCAGAAGGTGAAAAATTAAGAGTTTTGCCTTGTGCACATG CTTATCATACAAAATGTATTGACCCTTGGCTGACAAAAAATCGTAGGGTTTGTCCTGTTTGTAAACGAAAAGTTTTTGCGGCGGATGAGCAAGTTGTTACTGACGAAAGTGATTCGGATGCCGATGACACGACACCTTTGATTCGTGAAGGTCATCAAG gaACTCAAGGTGGAACATTTTCACGACAGAGGGAGAATCCTTTTAGTCGTGCTAGAAGGCCGGAAACAAGGCAGCGCGATATGATCCATTCAAGCAGTAGTTCTGATTCTGAAGAATTGTTTGATACTCCAGATGATGAATCTAGTATAAGTGCTGGAGAACCATCTAGTGGAACGGTTTTCAGAGCGTTTGACATTCATAGCATCAATG TGTTCCCTAGCACTGTGAGGGTTAATAAACAAAGTagtgaaaaaaagaaaatagcaaCTTTAATCATTTAA
- the LOC126866833 gene encoding uncharacterized protein LOC126866833: MTTMDSDSESQDSDEGRRFRFEATRKDNVQVDVKSGKSEQEFCYSDIEYKDKKDKSKHDCNREHRFSKELNIDNKDLKYSTKYTKHSVESRNSRREDNKDYKSVRDVSSDTKSTSLSSKHKTKDPKRHKNRDRNEHRSDRSQERCRSRNENDRSQNDKHRSKSNEKYKHHICDKSRDKSYQSYKVRSEDHGKFRGESERYIHKRMQAKEDEGQRLEAYSSPKNIGQGHSGNESLMKRDFSVESQGYKEELNLSEFDILSETDENMSDSSEIRNRNSLSRQHNKKSKKRNLSNEYDNSPKKHVIRIESMEGSQKVNARKNDMLYGSSNNNSGAISDSSLGTTSPILTESRKDTVDLNSKEENLNFTEQTSLHLNNYDSVKVTDVHSSHMYAEKSTTYGPALPPQLITNSPTSMESNTDIHFIGPCLPKYDAQNINERIEKDTLNSINRDNIMQNDLDVVFGPALPPHLLKQKCNDETNTKTIGPTLPNTIESFNNNEVDQTESEDEDGIGPLPVNHPALESNYVHRQLEQRAQLIKSEQKDEDYSMVNQREEWMIELPPTQINNLGLTARKFRMKAGPDMSDRSCWTDTPAKKAEKRKQREEEKLYNVQTSIRELFDESNETECRKNKKCEKSLLEIHQNQLQEKKRKEEKKARSTEQVLRRPFDRDIDLQVNRFDQAQKNAIINKAQRLDERFSRGKF; encoded by the exons ATGACTACGATGGATTCTGACTCGGAGAGTCAGGACAGTGATGAAGGACGACGATTTCGTTTTGAAGCCACCCGTAAAGATAATGTGCAAGTAGATGTAAAATCAGGAAAGTCAGAACAGGAATTTTGCTATAGTgatatagaatacaaagacAAAAAAGACAAATCTAAACATGATTGTAATAGAGAACATagattttcaaaagaattaaACATTGATAATAAAGACCTCAAATATTCTACtaaatacacaaaacattctgTCGAGTCAAGGAACTCAAGACGCGAAGATAATAAAGATTATAAAAGTGTAAGAGATGTCAGTTCGGATACCAAAAGTACTTCGTTATCCTCAAAGCATAAAACAAAAGACCCAAAACGACATAAAAATCGAGATCGAAACGAACATCGAAGCGACAGATCTCAAGAACGATGTCGTAGCAGAAATGAAAATGATAGATCTCAAAATGACAAGCATAGAAGTAAATCTAACGAAAAATATAAGCATCATATTTGCGATAAAAGTCGTGATAAAAGTTATCAATCATATAAAGTAAGATCTGAAGATCACGGTAAGTTTCGAGGAGAGTCTGaaagatatatacataaaagGATGCAGGCAAAAGAAGATGAAGGGCAACGCTTAGAAGCATACTCCTCACCCAAAAATATAGGGCAGGGTCATAGCGGTAATGAATCACTAATGAAAAGAGATTTTTCAGTGGAGAGTCAAGGATATAAGGAGGAATTAAATTTATCTGAATTTGATATCCTGTCGGAAACGGATGAAAATATGTCTGATAGTTCGGAAATAAGAAACAGGAACTCACTATCACGACAACATAATAAGAAgtcgaaaaaaagaaatttgagcAATGAATATGATAATTCACCGAAAAAGCACGTGATACGAATCGAATCCATGGAAGGATCGCAAAAGGTAAATGCAAGGAAGAATGATATGTTGTATGGTTCCAGCAATAATAATTCTGGTGCCATTTCAGATTCCTCATTAGGTACTACGTCGCCTATACTGACGGAATCAAGGAAAGATACAGTTGATTTAAATAGTAAggaagaaaatttgaattttactgAGCAAACTTCCTTGCATCTTAATAATTACGACTCTGTAAAAGTAACAGATGTCCATTCATCTCATATGTATGCTGAGAAATCTACGACATATGGACCGGCTTTGCCGCCGCAGTTAATAACTAATTCCCCCACTAGTATGGAATCAAATACAGATATACATTTTATAGGACCTTGTTTACCAAAATATGATGCACAgaatataaatgaaagaatTGAAAAAGACACACTAAATAGTATTAATCGAGATAATATAATGCAAAACGATTTGGATGTTGTCTTTGGTCCAGCATTACCACCACATTTATTAAAGCAGAAATGTAATGATGAAACAAATACAAAAACCATAGGCCCTACTCTTCCAAATACCATAGAGtcgtttaataataatgaagtAGATCAAACAGAATCTGAAGACGAAGACGGCATAGGTCCATTGCCGGTTAATCATCCAGCGTTAGAGAGTAACTATGTACATAGACAATTGGAACAAAGAGCGCAGCTAATTAAAAGTGAACAAAAGGACGAG GATTATAGTATGGTGAATCAACGGGAAGAATGGATGATCGAGTTACCTCCGACTCAGATCAATAATTTAGGATTAACAGCACGAAAATTTCGAATGAAAGCAGGTCCAGATATGTCTGATAGGTCGTGCTGGACAGATACTCCAGCAAAGAAAGCTGAGAAACGGAAACAACGA gaagaagaaaaactgTACAATGTTCAAACATCAATTCGAGAGTTATTTGATGAAAGTAATGAAACTGAATGTcggaaaaataagaaatgtgAAAAGTCACTTTTAGAAATACATCAAAACCAGCTTCAGGAAAAAAAACGG aaagaagagaaaaaggcaAGATCAACTGAGCAGGTACTTAGAAGACCATTTGACAGGGATATTGACTTACAAGTTAATCGATTTGATCAAGCTCAGAAGAATGCTATCATTAATAAAGCACAACGTTTGGATGAAAGATTTTCTCGTGGAAAGTTTTAA
- the LOC126866836 gene encoding phosphatidate cytidylyltransferase, mitochondrial — MEKLVGVHQLKELLKNFPRNIKFCFAYGSAAFKQLNNQSNNMVDLIFVVRNVNQWHAENLKLNPKHYAQPLRFFGHKAITNVQEKWGAKIYYNTLVQMSEGYIVKYGVISEISLIEDLLDWTDIYLAGRLHKPVKILVEPNEYSQLPTALVQNLHSAVHAALLLLPQHFTEVDFYKKIAGLSYNGDFRMTFGENKEKVNNIVLPQLTYFKQLYSPILQHFENYVDIPKSEKMAVTCHQDASPTAKIHHLNQLPRIPQVKLVRAWSQGPRSKDTEDCLRAIAYDPDCGEILEECLKEIVWRSSVTQSLKGIITAGFMKSVQYSVAKVMKMLQTNSQITSLSKLESNQSKVKSIVEGVKNQAQSKETAKRME, encoded by the coding sequence ATGGAAAAGTTAGTAGGAGTTCATCAATTGAAAGAATTACTTAAAAATTTCCCAAGAAACATAAAGTTTTGCTTTGCATATGGATCTGCTGCATTCAAACAATTAAACAATCAGTCTAACAATATGGTGGATCTTATATTTGTTGTTCGCAATGTAAATCAATGGCATgctgaaaatttgaaacttaATCCTAAACATTACGCTCAACCATTGAGATTTTTTGGACATAAAGCAATTACTAATGTACAAGAAAAATGGGGTgctaaaatatattataatacattagTTCAAATGTCAGAAGGATATATTGTCAAATATGGTGtaatttctgaaatttcacTAATAGAAGATCTGTTAGATTGGACCGATATATATTTAGCAGGAAGGTTACATAAGCCAGTTAAAATACTCGTGGAACCAAATGAATATTCTCAATTACCTACAGCTCTCGTACAAAATTTACATTCAGCTGTACATGCAGCATTATTATTACTTCCACAGCATTTTACGGAAGTTgacttttataaaaaaattgctGGTTTATCCTACAACGGTGATTTTCGAATGACTTTTGGtgagaataaagaaaaagttaaTAACATTGTTCTACCTCAGCTGACATACTTCAAGCAATTATATAGTCCAATTTTacaacattttgaaaattatgttGATATTCCAAAGTCTGAGAAAATGGCTGTTACCTGTCATCAAGATGCAAGTCCTACAGCAAAAATACATCATCTGAATCAGTTACCTAGAATACCACAAGTTAAACTTGTCCGAGCATGGTCTCAAGGTCCTAGATCAAAGGATACTGAAGATTGTTTACGAGCAATTGCTTATGATCCTGATTGTGGTGAAATATTAGAGGAATGCTTGAAAGAAATTGTATGGAGATCCAGTGTTACCCAAAGTTTAAAAGGGATTATAACTGCTGGATTTATGAAATCTGTTCAGTACAGTGTAGCAAAAGTAATGAAGATGTTACAAACAAATTCACAGATAACATCCCTTTCAAAACTAGAGTCAAATCAAAGTAAAGTCAAAAGCATAGTGGAAGGTGTGAAGAACCAAGCACAATCAAAGGAAACAGCCAAGCGCATGGAGTag
- the LOC126866837 gene encoding COP9 signalosome complex subunit 6, translating to MEVEENNAAASTDTPMEVDEDNSGKTNITSTNPPSAIKVMASSGTVGSVSISLHPLVIMNVSEHWTRLRAQEGTDQLVYGALIGKQKGRNIEIMNSFELMFTCIKDDVIIDRDYYNTKEEQFKQVFSEMDFLGWYTTGDMPNERDITVHKQLCEINESPVLLKLDPRPKNTDQLSVSMYESVIDLVNGEATMLFVPLTYTLATEEAERIGVDHVARMCSNDQGESSLVAEHLTAQHSAIKMLHSRVKLVLKYVQAVQNGELKGNHEVLRAACSLGHRLPVLNNPKFKADFYNQCNDFGLMTYLGIITKGCNNINQFVNKFNILYDRQGVGRRLRSLFL from the exons ATGGAGGTTGAGGAAAATAACGCAGCGGCTTCAACGGATACACCGATGGAAGTTGACGAGGATAATTCTGGAAAAACTAATATCACATCAACAAATCCTCCTAGTGCTATCAAAGTAATGGCATCTTCTGGAACTGTTGGCTCTGTTTCTATCAGTCTTCATCCTCTTGTCATAATGAATGTTAGCGAGCATTGGACTAGGCTTCGTGCTCAAGAAGGGACAGATCAACtag tataTGGAGCACTAATTGGCAAGCAAAAAGGACGtaatatagaaattatgaaTTCTTTTGAATTAATGTTTACATGTATTAAAGATGATGTTATAATTGATAGAGATTATTATAATACTAAGGAAGAACAATTTAAACAAGTGTTTAGTGAAATGGATTTTCTTGGGTGGTATACTACCGGTGATATGCCAAATGAAAGAGACATTACAGTACATAAACAACTTTGTGAAATTAACGAAAGCCCTGTGTTATTGAAACTTGATCCAAGACCAAAAAATACTGAT CAACTCTCTGTATCCATGTATGAATCTGTGATTGATTTGGTAAATGGCGAAGCTACAATGTTGTTTGTTCCATTGACTTACACATTGGCAACAGAGGAAGCGGAAAGAATTGGAGTGGATCATGTAGCGAGAATGTGTAGCAATGATCAAGGAGAAAGTTCATTGG TTGCAGAACATCTTACTGCACAACATAGTGCTATAAAAATGTTACATTCAAGGGTAAAACTAGTTCTGAAATATGTACAAGCTGTACAAAATGGAGAATTAAAGGGGAATCATGAAGTTTTAAGAGCAGCCTGTTCTTTGGGTCATAGATTACCAGTTTTAAATAATCCCAAATTCAAAGCTGACTTTTATAAC CAATGTAATGACTTTGGTCTTATGACATATCTTGGTATCATAACAAAAGGTTGCAACAATATTAATCAATTTGTTAATaagtttaatattttgtatgatAGACAAGGTGTAGGTCGTCGATTGAGGAGCCTTTTCTTGTGA